A genome region from Astyanax mexicanus isolate ESR-SI-001 chromosome 19, AstMex3_surface, whole genome shotgun sequence includes the following:
- the akt1s1 gene encoding proline-rich AKT1 substrate 1, giving the protein MASITKSSDLEIPDNHKESWLALLAAAEAYCQKSGCDLAILTACKKFLPSGVEGDGVKKHEGGGVVPHGGRKWDYSYHVWGQGALAESSRRYMDDIAVLHSTTVLTAHRHTRLSSGDGGSKLGVDMPSDRPTMIGDSGSVSPSARLYSQNYPSIYSQASGIGQPVVQLGNGEGERVALEEAERARERAGIVDLEEDEEEGEEDEMDGRRHNLNESTGVFSMDEDSLSRDCEPFFESDGEEESTDGSLSEEAPPPPRGLAMGHAAFSSRPPHPMALARSLPVSVPVWGYRSSRTPQGEPHSGERVGVADLDHIAASMKALLAPAATDGTEMFGALPRPRLNTGDFSLKH; this is encoded by the exons ATGGCCTCCATCACCAAATCATCTGACCTCGAGATTCCAGACAACCACAAAGAAAGTTGGCTGGCGCTCCTTGCCGCGGCCGAAGCCTACTGCCAGAAATCCGGCTGTGACCTGGCCATACTGACCGCCTGTAAAAAGTTCCTTCCCTCGGGTGTGGAGGGGGACGGAGTGAAGAAGCATGAAGGGGGTGGAGTCGTGCCCCATGGAGGCCGTAAGTGGGATTACTCATATCATGTGTGGGGTCAGGGTGCACTGGCTGAATCCTCACGGCGGTACATGGACGACATCGCTGTCCTTCACTCCACCACGGTGCTCACGGCCCACAGACACACCCGCCTCAGCTCTGGAGATGGAGGATCCAAGCTAGGTGTGGACATGCCCTCTGATAGGCCG ACCATGATTGGGGACTCAGGTTCCGTAAGCCCCAGTGCAAGGCTTTATTCTCAGAATTACCCATCGATCTACAGCCAAGCCTCAGGGATCGGCCAGCCTGTGGTTCAGCTTGGCAACGGAGAGGGAGAACGAGTGGCTCTGGAGGAGGCGGAGAGAGCAAGGGAGAGGGCAGGCATCGTGGATctggaggaagatgaggaggaagGGGAGGAAGATGAAATGGACGGACGGAGACATAATCTGAATGAATCGACAG GTGTGTTCTCCATGGATGAGGATTCTCTCTCCCGTGACTGTGAACCTTTCTTTGAGTCTGATGGAGAAGAGGAGAGCACTGATG GTTCTCTGAGTgaagaagccccgccccctccacgGGGATTGGCGATGGGTCACGCTGCGTTCTCATCTCGCCCACCTCACCCCATGGCCCTGGCTCGCTCGCTGCCTGTCTCTGTGCCTGTTTGGGGCTACAGGAGCAGCCGCACCCCGCAGGGAGAACCGCACAGCGGAGAACGG GTTGGCGTTGCGGATTTGGATCACATAGCTGCTAGTATGAAGGCCCTGCTCGCTCCTGCTGCCACAGACGGCACAGAAATGTTCGGAGCTCTGCCACGACCTCGGCTCAACACGGGCGACTTCTCTCTCAAACACTGA